The following proteins are encoded in a genomic region of Entelurus aequoreus isolate RoL-2023_Sb linkage group LG01, RoL_Eaeq_v1.1, whole genome shotgun sequence:
- the LOC133655056 gene encoding leucine-rich repeat neuronal protein 2-like, translating into MRPMLMLSQSRCLLCVFVVVCLLGAVVSLPQALPWHVPCPGRCVCHIKPWFSPDSVYHEAPTVDCNDQLQTSLPWPLPLNTHTLHLQGNNLSQLDVAALHRLPNLTDLDLSQNHFSCVRAVTRNLSLSSLLSLHLEENHLNHLPEASFSSLPALQELFLSHNDLCSIAPGAFTSLNSLLRLHINNNKLTTVDPRWFGALPHLQVLMLGGNPVETLPEKGFLALKSLRSLVLGGMGLRDLADNALEGLWGLESLSFYDNLLTKVPTQALQRVEGLKFLDLNKNQIKVIETGDFKDMAHLKELGLNNMEELMSIERASLENLPELTKLEITNNPRLSFIHPQAFFQLSRLESLMLNSNSLSALHRHIMLSLPRLQEVSLHSNPLRCDCLFHWAAQVVSRPHRNTPAKNEQQTSRVVRFIQPQATLCLEPPELKARRVRDVSSREMSASCLPSIPNTSLPSSVGVREGGKLLLHCRALADPHPQLYWVTPSGLRLGPAPDNMSKGSAVSSSTGFNSSASSRAQGDTSSKRYILQPEGTLEIPKVASREAGLYTCIAENYLGADTRSVTVTVHGRVKSGKRMAASNLKARSLVRANSKMEVVEVGAHFSVLSWQNRCNFPSTRLSWQAMSSDAHAPAYTTRILAGTRSFNLTHLQAETFYRACLHLGSREGAKTGGSRSRASGKPRCVSFRTNKAAEPRASLQLSPEVSSAAATLLMILALMLLLLAGQGRDNGKHNRALFQEIQSHKAVIIVQKTVGSDRKQPSEKVLFHHDC; encoded by the coding sequence ATGAGGCCAATGTTGATGCTCTCACAGTCACggtgtctcctgtgtgtgtttgtcGTGGTGTGCCTGCTCGGAGCGGTGGTGTCGCTACCTCAAGCTCTGCCATGGCACGTACCCTGTCCGGGAAGGTGTGTGTGTCACATCAAGCCGTGGTTCTCGCCTGACTCTGTGTACCATGAAGCTCCTACCGTGGACTGCAATGACCAGCTGCAGACGAGCCTACCGTGGCCGCTGCCACTGAACACACACACCTTGCACCTGCAGGGGAACAATCTGTCACAGCTGGACGTCGCAGCGCTGCACAGGCTCCCCAACCTCACAGACCTTGACCTTTCCCAGAATCACTTCAGCTGTGTCAGGGCCGTAACACGAAACCTGTCGCTGTCATCCCTGCTGTCTCTACACCTGGAGGAAAACCATCTCAACCACCTCCCAGAGGCCTCCTTCTCTTCACTGCCGGCTTTGCAGGAGCTTTTCCTCAGCCATAACGACTTGTGCTCTATTGCACCTGGAGCCTTCACCAGTCTGAACTCCCTGCTGCGTCTGCATATCAACAACAATAAGCTAACTACTGTCGATCCGAGGTGGTTTGGGGCTCTGCCGCACCTACAAGTTCTCATGCTTGGAGGAAACCCTGTTGAGACCCTGCCTGAGAAGGGCTTCTTGGCCTTGAAGTCCCTCCGTAGTCTTGTTCTTGGGGGTATGGGCTTAAGAGACCTTGCCGATAATGCTCTGGAAGGGTTGTGGGGTCTGGAGAGCCTATCCTTCTATGACAACCTTCTCACCAAGGTTCCTACTCAGGCTTTGCAGAGGGTTGAAGGACTGAAGTTTCTCGACCTTAACAAGAATCAAATCAAAGTGATCGAAACGGGAGACTTTAAAGACATGGCCCATCTGAAGGAGCTCGGTCTGAACAACATGGAGGAGCTGATGTCCATCGAGAGGGCGTCACTAGAGAATCTCCCGGAGCTCACCAAACTGGAAATCACCAACAACCCACGACTGTCCTTCATCCACCCGCAGGCTTTCTTCCAGCTGAGCAGGCTTGAGAGTCTCATGCTGAACTCCAACTCTCTCAGCGCTCTGCACCGTCACATCATGCTCTCTCTGCCCAGGCTCCAGGAGGTCAGCCTGCATTCCAACCCGCTCCGCTGTGACTGCCTCTTCCACTGGGCCGCACAGGTCGTTTCCCGCCCTCACAGGAATACGCCAGCAAAGAACGAGCAGCAAACATCTCGGGTGGTACGTTTCATTCAACCTCAGGCGACACTGTGCTTGGAACCTCCAGAACTGAAGGCTCGCAGAGTGAGAGACGTGTCCTCCAGGGAGATGTCTGCCTCTTGCCTCCCTTCAATCCCCAACACCTCCCTTCCCTCCAGTGTGGGCGTCAGAGAAGGAGGAAAGCTGCTTTTGCACTGTCGAGCTCTTGCAGATCCTCATCCTCAGCTTTATTGGGTCACTCCGTCAGGCTTGAGACTTGGACCTGCACCGGACAACATGTCGAAGGGATCAGCAGTTTCTTCCTCCACAGGATTCAACTCATCTGCCTCCAGCCGGGCTCAAGGTGATACCTCCTCCAAACGCTACATCCTACAACCTGAGGGAACGCTTGAGATCCCAAAAGTCGCCAGCCGAGAGGCCGGCTTGTACACTTGCATAGCTGAGAATTATCTGGGGGCGGATACACGCAGTGTTACTGTGACCGTCCACGGTAGGGTGAAGTCAGGAAAGAGGATGGCGGCTTCCAACCTGAAGGCTCGTTCATTAGTCAGAGCTAATTCCAAGATGGAAGTGGTGGAAGTCGGAGCTCACTTTTCTGTTTTGTCCTGGCAAAACAGGTGCAATTTCCCCTCCACCCGTTTATCCTGGCAAGCCATGAGCTCAGATGCACATGCTCCCGCCTACACCACACGCATCCTCGCAGGCACACGGAGCTTCAACCTGACCCACCTGCAGGCGGAGACATTCTACAGAGCGTGTTTACATCTGGGAAGCCGTGAGGGTGCCAAGACCGGCGGCAGCAGAAGCAGAGCGAGCGGGAAACCTCGGTGCGTCTCGTTCAGGACGAACAAGGCAGCGGAGCCTCGGGCAAGCCTGCAGCTCAGCCCAGAG